A window from Actimicrobium sp. CCC2.4 encodes these proteins:
- a CDS encoding response regulator, translated as MRRLLLLDDDPLILHALQRTLRQCKFDVELRIEVFTDPAEALVRAAEIDIDLAISDYHMPAMNGIQFLNRFRQIQPDAVRMVLSASTEFNTAVRAINEAEVFRFIPKPWQWEELQQTIVLALARRDQNVALTLEQTSLSAQELALRKLEADEPGITKVNWGADGSVQLD; from the coding sequence ATGCGACGACTACTCCTGCTTGACGACGATCCGCTGATATTGCATGCACTGCAACGCACACTGCGGCAATGCAAGTTCGATGTCGAACTCCGGATTGAGGTTTTTACGGACCCCGCCGAGGCTCTGGTGCGTGCCGCCGAAATCGACATCGACCTGGCCATTTCGGACTACCACATGCCCGCAATGAACGGCATTCAATTCTTGAACCGCTTCCGGCAAATCCAGCCGGATGCGGTACGCATGGTGCTGAGCGCCTCGACCGAATTCAACACGGCGGTGCGGGCTATTAATGAGGCGGAAGTGTTCCGTTTCATTCCGAAACCCTGGCAATGGGAAGAACTGCAGCAAACCATCGTGCTGGCTCTGGCACGCCGCGACCAGAATGTCGCCCTCACTCTGGAACAAACCAGCCTGAGCGCACAGGAACTGGCGCTGCGCAAGCTCGAGGCCGACGAACCCGGCATCACGAAAGTCAACTGGGGAGCCGACGGCTCGGTGCAGCTGGACTGA